The sequence ACTTAAACTGGCTGACGGCAATATCATCCCCCAGTTGGGCCTTGGTGTCTGGCAGGCGAGTAACGAAGAAACGGTGATCGCCGTCACCGAAGCATTAAAAACGGGTTATCGCGCCATCGATACCGCCGCCATTTATAAAAATGAACAGGGCGTCGGCCAGGCATTGCAATCCGTTGAGTTGCCGCGTGAAGAGCTGTTTATTACCAGCAAGCTGTGGAACAGCGATCAGAAAGAGCCGCAGCGGGCGTTAGAAGAGAGTCTGCGAAAACTGCAACTGGACTACCTGGATCTTTATCTTATTCACTGGCCGCTACCGCGGCAGGACACTTATGTGGAGGCCTGGCGCGGGCTGATTAAACTACAGCAGCAGGGGCTGGTAAAAAGCATCGGCGTCAGTAATTTCCACACCCAACACCTGCAACGGCTGAAAGATGACACCGGCGTGTGGCCGGTTATCAATCAAATTGAGCTGCATCCGCTCTTCCAACAGCGCCAGCTTCATACCTGGAACGCCACCCACCGTATTCAGACCGAGTCCTGGAGCCCGCTGGCGCAAGGCGGCGCGGGAGTATTCGATCGGCCGATTATCCGAAAACTGGCGGTGAAGTATGATAAAACCCCCGCGCAAATCGTTATCCGCTGGCATCTGGATAACGGGCTGGTGGTCATCCCGAAATCCGTTACCCCGGCGCGCATCAGAGAAAATTTCAACGTGTTCGATTTTCGCCTGGATAAGGATGAACTGGGCGAGATAGCGAAACTGGACAGCGGCAAACGTCTGGGCCCCAATCCCGATACGCAGGAAAAAGAGTGACGCCCCCTCGCCGGCCCTGCCGGCGATATTTTACCCACGGCGCTCAATCCGTTACCTGAAACTCATACACATCGCTGCGGCAGTATATTTCGCTGTATTCCAGCAGCTCGCCCTGCGCGTTATAGGTATGCTGGCGGCTTAACATCAACGGCGCCCCTACCGGTACGCCGAGATGCCCGGCAACGTCCGCCGGCGACGCCACCGCTTTTAGCCGATAGCGTTTTTTATCCGGGTAGATATTGCGCGCCGCCCAGTATTGATACAGAGAGTGTTCCAGCTGTTCCGGTTCCGGTAACAGCGCCAGCGGGATCCAGGTGGTTTCCAGCGACGTCGGCTGCTCATTAATCAACCGAATCCGCCGCAGGTGGGTGACCAGGGTATCTTTTGGCAATGACATCTCCTCGGCGATAACGGCGGGAAGTTTTTTCCTGCGCCTTTCCAGCCACAGATTGCCTGCCGCTCCGCCCAGTTGCAGAACCAATGCGGTAAAACCCGCCTCATCTTTATCCAGAGAATAATTTAAATTCTGACAGACTCTGGTGCCGACGCCTTGCTGACGCACAATCAGGGCTTTCGCTTCCAGCAATGCCAAAGCGCGGGAAACCGTAACGCGGGACAACCCGATTTGCTGAGCGATCAATCTTTCCGCAGGTAAAAATTGGCCGGCCAGCGTTTTGCGCTGGTCGATAGCCGACTCAAGCAGCGCGGCAAGTTGCATATAACGAGGTGCTGAAGACGGTTCGGCCAGCCTGGCGCGCACCCAAAGAAGCAATTCCTGCATACCGCAGCCTTTTCATTGTCTTACGTTGCTTCCAGCATACGCAATTGTTAAACATAAATACTAAATCGGATTCAAAACGCGGCACAAAATTTATCAGGACTTGGATTGGCATCATAAAGGCATTACATTGGCCTTGCGTGACTCGTTTAGTTTTCGTACTCTGGTAAAGCAAGAGCCAACACCAGGGTCATTAATGACCAACAACTACAAATCCTCGTGCGCCATCCCGGTTCGCTTTTACCTGCGGGCCGTCGGCGACGCAACGAGGATGCCATCGGAGTGATGGACGCAGGAGCCGGTTCGTCCCTATTTTGGTCGGTTCGAGAACATCCCGCCCGCCCCCGATAATAATATCGCCGGTGAACCTGCCGACATTACGCATTAAACCGGCGTATCCACCACGCCATGACATTAATAGAAAAAAATCACACCTGCCGGAACCGCCGGCGCCGACTAAGCTTTATATTACGCTGAGAGCCGATATGGAAAAGGAGCATGCCAATATGGGTGAAGCACGGCAAAACCTCGCGACGCAACCGCAAAAAAAAGTATGGAAAGTCGAAAGCACCGGTATCGATTTGGTGCCGGAAGCCGAGCGCACCGGCAGGCCGCTGGAATTATTCTGGATCTGGTGCGCGGCTAATATCGGTATCCTCGGCATTGTCTACGGCGCCATTATCGTGTCGTTCGGCCTTTCCTTTATCCAATCAATCCTTGCCGCCATTCTCGGCGTGGTCAGCTTCGCGCTGGTCGGTTTCACGTCATTTGCCGGTCAAATCGGCCGCACCGCCACGCTGACGCTCTCGCGCACGATTTTCGGCGTTAAAGGCAATATCGCGCCCACGGCATTCAGCTGGTTCAACCTGATGGGCTGGGAGGCGGTAAACCTGATTACCGGCACCTTGACGCTGTCCGCGCTGTTTGAAGCCATAGGGTTAAGCGGCAGCCACTCGCTGACCGCCGTTTGCCTGCTGCTTTTTGGCGGCCTGACGATTGCCGTCAGCATCCTGGGACAAAATACGCTGGTCCTGCTGCAAAGCTGGATCACCCGTATTTTCGGCACCATGACGCTGGTGGTGGTGATTTATATTCTGTTCAATACCCCGTGGCATAAGGTGCTGTCGCTGCCGTCCGGCGACTGGTTAAGCGGATTTTTGCCCGCCGTTTCGGTGATTGCCGCCGGCACAGGCGTAGGCTGGACTATCGCCGGCGCGGATTACAGCCGCTATCAGAATCCGTCGTCCGGCCGCGGCCGCGTGTTTGCCGCCGTCGTCGGCGGCGCGGTCTTGCCGTTGGTACTGCTGATGCTGGCCGGTATTCTGCTGTCGTCCCAGTTGCCGGAGCTCGCCAGTTCGGCCAACCCGATTGCGCTGATTGGCACGGTGCTGCCGCCCTGGATGTCGGTGCCCTATCTGTTGACCGCCACGGCGGGCATCGTCACCATCGCGGTATTAAGCCTGTATTCCGCCGGCCTTAACCTGCTGACCATCGGCGTGAAACTGCGCCAGCCGGTGGCGGTGGCTCTCGACGCCGTGCTGGTGGTCGCCATCGCCGTCTACGTGCTGTTTATTTCCGGCGATTTCCTGACGCCCTTTATCTCTTTTCTGATTTTCTGCGGTTTGTTGCTCGGCCCCTGGTCGGCGATGTTTATCCTCGATTACCTGCTGATTCGCCGCCACTATGGCTATGACCAGGACGCGCTTTTCGGCCTGAACGGCAAAAACCGCGGCGTACGCTGGGGTCCGCTGTTTTGCTGGCTGCTGGGCGCCATATCCGGCCTGATGGTGACAAAAACCGGCTTTATCGACGGACCGCTGGCGCTGGGTATTTTCGCCGATTCCAGCCTGGGGCTGTTTGTCGCGTTCGGCGTCAGCCTGGTCGCCTACTGGCTTTATCTGCTGGTTAAACCTCAAGAGAAACGGGTATGACGCCGTTTGCGCCCGAACGTCCGGTGGTGGTGGTCGGCGGCGCCTGCGGCGATATGCTGCTGGCGCTTCCGCGACTGCCGCGCAGCGGGGAAGATATTGAGGGGAAAGATCTCGGCCGGCAGATTGGCGGCTGCGCCTTTAACGTGGCCCGCACCCTGCACCGCCTCAACGTGCCGATAATCAACGGCATGCCGGTGGGCAACGGGCCGTGGGGAAAAGCCGTTGCCGCCGCCATGGCGCAGATGAATCTGCCGGTGTTGATGCGCCATACGGAGATGGATAACGGCTGGTGCCTGGCGCTGACCGAGCCTGACGGCGAGCGGACCTTTATCGGTATTACCGGCTGTGAAGCGCACTGTAGCCGGGAAATGCTGCAACGGCTGGCGCCGCCCGACCATGCGTTGCTGTACCTCAACGGTTACGAACTGTTCGGCGCCGGCGGCCAGGCGCTGCGCGAGTGGGCGCTGGCGCAGACGACGCAAAAGCTGATTGATTTCGGCCCGCGTTTACCGCTGATCCCGGCGGATTTTATCAGCGCGCTGGCCGGCAGCAATACCGTCCTGACCTTGAATCGCGATGAAACCAAACGGCTATGCGGCGAAGGCGACCCGGTTTCACAGGCGCTGCGCTACGCCCGGCGCAGCGGTTTAACGCTGATTTGCCGCCTGGATAAGCAAGGGGCGTGGATTTGTCCCGCCGACGGCGAACCGACCGCCGTGGCGCCCTACCCGGTAACGGTGGTGGATACCATCGGCGCCGGCGACGCGCATAGCGGCGGCCTGCTGGCAGGCCTGTCGGCGAACTGGCCGCTGCGGGATGCCGTCGATCTGGCCAATAAGGTGGCGGCCTGCGTGGTGGCCGGTCAGGGCGCTGCCGCCGCGCCGGACTGGGATACCCTGCGCCGGCGCTTCCCCGTTTCCCGGCACCCGTAACCGGTCGCCGTCCGGCAGGCCGGCCTTAAACCGGCGACTGCACGACAAGCTGCCCGGTCGAACCGCGATCGGCCATTTCCAGCGTTTGGCTGTAATACAGAAAAGGGAAAGCCGCTGACGACGGCTGGGTGAAATAAACCAGCAGCTCTACGTCGCTATCCACCCAAACCGTATCCTTCCAGCCGCTGTCCTCCACCGGCACCGCCCCGCCGTTGACGCTGCGCACCAGAAACTTCACCCCTTGAATATGGAAGGGCTGGGGAGTATCCGCATGGATAAGCCAGCGCTCGCAGCGGCCCGGCTGCGTCTGCACGTCGGTGCGCGTCATATCCCACATCGCCCCGTTAATGCCCGGCAGGCTATCGCCCAGACGGAACTCGCGGGTGCGGCTGATACTGCCTTCGATAATGTTATCCGCCAGCAGACGCATCGGCAGGTTATCGGTCACCAGAGGTAATAGCCCCGTGGGTTTAAGCGTTAATATCTGCGTCGAAATCAATATGCCGGACGGCTCGAACAACCCGCGCAGGCGATCCATAATCCCGGCGGACTCGCCGGCGGTCAGCGTCGCCTCATCCCCCTGGGACATATCGATCAGGATCTCCCGCCGTTCGCCCGGCGCCAGCGAGATCTGACTGACGGCCATCGGCGCCGGCAGCAACCCCTGATCGCTGGCGATAACGTGGATCGGGCGGCCGTCGCTCAGGCGCATGATATAGCGGCGGGCGTTCGAGGCGTTGACCAGCCGTAAGCGCACCCAGCCGCGGGACACCTCGACATAGGGATTCTGCACGCCGTTGACCAGCAATATATCGCCGACAAAACCTCCGCTGCCCGGCGGGTCGTAAACCGGCGCGCCAAAGTTATCCAGACGTTTATCCTGAATAATCAGCGGAAAATCGTCCACGCCATAGTGATTGGGCAGCGGCAAGGATCTACTGATGCTGTCTTCCACCAGCCACAGCCCCGCCAGCCCGTTGTAAACGTGCGGCGCCATGCGATTCGGCGTATTGGCGTGATACCAGCAGGTGGCCGAAGGCTGGCGGATCGGCAATACCGGCGACCAGTCCATACCCGGCGATATAATGCGCGACGCGCCGCCCATCAGCGAACCGGAAACCTGTAAGCCGCCGATGGTCATGGATACCGGTTCAGTGAGCCGGTTGCTGTAAATCAGCTTGACGTCGTCCCCGTCAAACACGCGCACCGTCGGCCCCAGATAACGCCCGTTAATGCCCCAGACCGGCGTTTTACGCTCGCCGCTGAAAGCCCAGTGGGCCTGTTGCATCGTCAGAAACAGCGGCTGTCCTCGGCGCGACTCCAGCAAAGGGGGGATCGGCAATGCCGTTGGCGTACCGCCTGCTCTCGCCGACAGGGGCCGGCTCCCCGCATACAACGCAAAACCCGATGCCTGAATAAACTGACGCCGGCTGAGTGACATAGTTGCTCCGTAAACCTGTTAAACCGTATGCAAAATGTAGCTTCCGAACCAAAAAGCGGAAGGTAAAGAAATAAATTTAAACTGCCGGCAGCGCGGCCGGATGCATTATCCCCGCGGCCGTCGGGTTGTCACGTTGCGGTTTATTTTTTTTCCGCCGCTTCACGTCCGGCGACTTCGGCGTCCAGCTGCGCCAGTTTGGCGGCCATCAGATCATGACAGTGCGCCGCCAATTCACGTACCTGCTCTTTAGTGTAGGAACGGGTATCGATCGGCGGCAACATTTCCACAATCACATGGCCGTTATTCCAGCGGTTCAGCTTCACCTTATTGCTGGTGGTGGAAACGCAAATCGGCACGATCGGCACTTCCGCGCTGATGGCGGCATGAAAGGCGCCGGTTTTAAACGGCAGCAGCCCGCGCCCGCGGCTGCGCGTGCCTTCCGGGAACATCCAGATCGAGATATTGTTCTCTTTGATGTGCTTGACCACCTGGGCGATGGTGCCGTGCGCTTTGGCCCGGTTGTCGCGGTCAATCAGCAGATTGCCCGTCAGCCAGTACAGCGGACCGAAGAAAGGGATCCACAGCAGGCTTTTCTTGCCCACGGTGATCGTACGCGGCTGCACCGCGTTTGATGCGGTGACCATATCGTAATTATTCTGGTGATTGGCGATATAGATACATTTGCCGTAATGCGCCGCCTCTGGCGGGCTCCGCACCTCGACCTTCAGGCCGAACAGCCTGGACAGACGCCCGAACATATGACCGAACGTCGCCACATGGCGTGGATTTTTAGGACTGAAAAGACAGTAAATGGAGCCAAAAATACAGATCAGCAGCGAAAATAGAATCACCACGATAAAACGAAGAATGAATAACATAACAACCTCATTAGCCAACTGCCGCCGCTAGTATATACCTTTCAGTAACGCTAGTGGCTATAGCGACGTCGCTATAAAACATAATGGTTTTTTTTGCTGGCTGGATAGCGATCCATTCAACGGACAAAAACCGCCGGGAGCGGGCAAAACGGGGAACAGGAGGCCGCCTGTTCCCCCGGCGTGGATGATTTACTCTTCGCTACTGCCGTCGCCCGGTCGTTTCGGCGCATCGACATCAATGCGATCGATACGCTGCAGGCCGCGCAGCAAGGTGCCTTTCCGTCCGCGCTCGGACTGATATTTCTGCAGCTCGTTGGCGCGCAGAACCAGTTTGCGTTTACCGAAGTACAGCGTCACCGACGCCTGCGGCGGCAGCAGCAATAGCCAGGTCAGGCGATCCTTGCCGCTGGCGAAGTCCGCCGACGAAATAGAGATAATTTTATTGCCTTTCCCTTTCGACAGCTGCGGCAGGTCGGAAACCGGGAACAGCAGCATCCGGCCCGCCGCGGTGATCGCCAGCAGCGTATTGTCGTCCCCGTTGATCTCCAGGGGCGGCAGCACCTTGGCGTTGTCCGGCAGGGTGATAATCGCTTTGCCGGCGCGGTTGCGCGCCACCAGATCGTTAAAGGTGCAGACAAACCCGTAGCCGGCGTCGGACGCCATCAGCAAGGGCTGATCGTCCGCGGCCATCAGCACCTGCTCGACGGTCGCCCCCGGCGGAGGCGTCAGCTTGCCGGTTAACGGTTCGCCCTGTCCGCGCGCCGAAGGCAGCGTCAGCGGATCGAGCGCATAGCTGCGGCCGGTCGAGTCAATAAATACCACCGGCTGATTGGTTTTGCCCCGGGCGGCGGAGCGGAAGCTGTCGCCGGCTTTATAACTCAGCCCGGACGGATCGATATCATGCCCTTTGGCGCTGCGTACCCAACCCATCTCCGACAGCACGATGGTGACCGGCTCCGAAGGCACGAAATCATGCTCGCTCATCGCTTTCGCTTCAGCGCGCTCCTTCAGCGGCGAGCGGCGCTCGTCGCCGTAGGTCTGGGCGTCCGCCTGAATTTCCTTTTTCAGCAGGTTGCTCAGCTTACGCTCGGATGCCAGCAGGGCCTGCAAATGGTCGCGCTCTTTCGCCAGATCGTCCTGCTCGCCGCGGATTTTCATCTCTTCCAGCTTGGCCAGATGGCGTAATTTCAGTTCCAGAATCGCTTCGGCCTGGGTTTCGCTCAGGCTGAACTGGCGCATCAATACCGGCTTCGGCTCGTCTTCCGTACGGATGATGTGGATCACTTCATCGATATTGAGGAACGCAATCAGCAACCCTTCCAGAATATGCAGGCGTTTAAGCACTTTCTCCAGCCGGTAGTTCAAGCGGCGGCGCACGGTATCACGACGGAATACCAGCCATTCGGTCAGGATTTCAACCAGCCCTTTAACGGCGGGACGACCATCCAGACCGATCATATTCATATTGATGCGGTAGCTTTTTTCCAGATCGGTGGTGGCGAACAAATGGTTCATCACCTGATCCAGATCGATGCGGTTGGAGCGCGGCACCAGCACTAAACGGGTGGGATTTTCGTGGTCCGACTCATCGCGCAGGTCTTCAATCATCGGCAGCTTTTTGGCGCGCATCTGGCTGGCGATCTGCTCCAGCACCTTGGCGCCGGAAACCTGATGCGGCAGCGCGGTGATCACCGCTTCGCCATCCTCTTTCTTCCAGATGGCGCGCATACGCACCGAACCGCGCCCGTTCTGGTAAATTTTACGCACTTCATCGCGCGGGGTAATGATTTCCGCTTCGGTGGGGAAATCCGGCCCCTGAACGTGCTGCAACAAATCCTCCAGCGTGGCGCCGGGCTTATCGATTAACGCCACTGCGGCGGCGGCGATTTCGCGGATATTGTGCGGCGGGATGTCGGTCGCCATCCCGACGGCGATGCCGGTGGTGCCGTTAAGCAGAATATTCGGCAGACGGGCAGGCAGCATTTTCGGCTCCTGCAACGTGCCGTCGAAGTTCGGCACATAGTCGACCGTGCCCTGCCCCAGCTCGTTAAGCAGCAGCTCGGCGTATTTGGACAGCCGGGATTCGGTATAACGCATCGCCGCGAACGATTTCGGATCGTCCGGCGCCCCCCAGTTTCCCTGGCCGTCCACCAGCGGATAGCGGTAAGAGAACGGCTGCGCCATTAACACCATCGCTTCGTAACAGGCGCTGTCGCCGTGCGGATGATATTTACCCAATACGTCGCCCACGGTACGGGCGGATTTTTTAAACTTGGCGCTGGAATTCAGGCCCAGCTCCGACATGGCATAGACAATGCGGCGCTGCACCGGCTTCAACCCATCACCGATAAACGGCAACGCCCGGTCCATGATGACGTACATGGAGTAGTTCAGGTACGCATTTTCAGTAAACGTGTGCAGCGCCAGGCTTTCCGCGCCGTCATGCGTCATCTCGCTCATTTATCTCATTTCCTCACATCGCGGCGCGATTAATGCTCTCTTCAACGCGCCGCACAGCGGTATGTTCGGCGGGAATAGTACCTTATCCGCCCGGCCTCTGTCACAGAGAACAAAGACCCGCGACGTTAAAGGCCGTTTGACTTAATGGCCGGGAATGACGGCGATATGACATCTTCATTAAGAGTTCTTAATAAAATCACAATTGAAAACGCGAATGATAACTTTTATTTTTTGATAACGATTATCATTGCGATAGTTTTATGTTGCTACTAAACACGGATTTCAATTTCTGCTGGAGTCTATTGCCAGCAATCCGTTCCCTGTAGCGCCGACCGGAAAGCCGCCCATCAACAGAGCATCATTATGTTAATCAATAAGAATCTCAGAAAAATCATTCTCACCGGGATATTAACCGGTACGGCGCTAAACAGCGCTGCCGCCGATAACCCAACGTCGGCTAAAGCCAATACGGCCGACGAGTCTAGACCAACTGATGACGTGATGACGGTTTATTCTCCCAAAGTCGAGAAAGAAGCCGGCACCAAGACGACCATCACCGCCGGCGATATGCAGAAAGAGGGCGGTAATAATTTCAGCAACATTATGCGCTACCAGCCGCTGATCAGCGCGCCGGGCGTCACCAGCGGCGTCAGCGCCGGCAAAAGCAACTACGATCGCGGCGGCGCCAGCGGTTACAATATTCGCGGTCTGGAAAACAACCGGGTCTCCATCGATATCGATGGGGTGGAACTGCCCAGTTCCACCGATCGCGGAACATCCACGGTCAGCGGCCGCCGCCAGACGGGCAGCACCGGCATCGGCCGCGGCGATTATCTCGACCCCTATCTGTACGGTTCGGTGGAGATCGAATCCGGCGCCACGTCGGTCGCCAACAGTAATAACGCCCTGGGCGGCTCGGTCTCTTTCAAGCCGAAATCCGCCAATGATTACCTGCATGCCGACAAGCACAGCTATTTCGGCTATCAGGCGGGGTATGATTCCACCGACCGCAGCTTCCACAACGGCATTACCGCCGCCGGCGGAGACGACGATCTGCGCGGCGTCATCGTCGTCAGCCGCCGCGACGGCAACGAAACCGAAAACCACAGCGATGCCACCATCGACAGCACCCCGGCCAACTGGCACTCCAACGCGGTACTGGCCTCCGGTATCTGGCAAGCGACTGATGCGCATCAGCTTACCGCCACCGTCGATTATTACCACAAAACCAATCACGCCGATTTTCCGACCTGGAACATGAGCGCATCGGGTGTTTCTACACTCGATGGCAGTACCTCATATCAGGACAGTCAGACCCGCCGCTGGGGGTTCAGTCTGGCGGATCTCTATACGCCGGAAGATTTCTCGCTGTTCGACAGCCTGAATACCAAACTGTTCTATACCCAGACCGAAGCGCACGACTACACCGTCACGGACGCTTCCGCGCCGACTTCCGTCTGGAGCAACTATGATACCAACAGCTTTGGCCTGGAAAGCAAGGCCGCCAAGGAGTGGCGCAACCACAGTATCAGCTACGGTTTCAATGCCCGTCAGTCGAAAACAGAACGTCCGTTCACCGCGGAAAATCTGACAGCGAGCGGCCTGAATATCGATCTGGGGCGGCCACAGGCGGATAGCGAGATTATCAATCTGGGGGCTTTCGTACAGGATAAGATCACCTGGGAGCTGGCCGGCCGCGACTTCTCGATAGTACCGGGGGTACGCTTCGCCTGGCAGCACGCTGAACCGAAGAACGCCTCCAATCTGTTTACCAACACCAATGGCAATGTGACTTCGGATGAAGCAACCAGCATGTACGGCACCAATGCCGATGGACAGGTTATGCCATCCATCGCTTTCCAGTACCACCTCACGCCCGATTTGCTGGCCTACGTTCAATACCGGCGCGGCGCCCAGTTTCCCACTGACGGGCAATTGTATGGTTCCTGGGCTCTCGGCTATTTCGGCACCTCAAGTAGCTACGCCGTGCTGAGCGATCCGGACCTGAAAACCGAAACCAGCGATAACTATGAACTGGGACTGAAAGGCCAGATTGTGGAAGGGGTCACGCTGAGCGCGTCGGCCTTCTACAGCGATTACAATAACTTTATCGCCAACGGTTACTATCGCCGCGCCGATAATCCCGCCCTGTTCGCCAACGTGCCGAGTAGTCTCAGCATTCTTTATCTGACGGAGAACCGCGATAAAGCCTATATCTACGGCGGCGAGATCAGCGCAAAATTCAACCTCGGCACCTGGTTTGAACAGGCGAATGGCTTCAGCGCCCGTCTGGCCTACGGCTATACCGAAGGGGCATCAAAATCCAGCGCCAGCGGTGACTCCTATGTCGCTCTAGACTCGGTGACGCCGCAAAAAGCCGTGGTGGGCGTTGCCTACGATGATCCGTCCAACACCTATGGCGCCGCGCTGATCGCCACCTTCAATAAAGGCAAAACCGCCACCTATGCAGCGGGTCGTAAGCTCCCTTCCAGCGGAAACAGCCTGGGTTCTGACGATTATACTTTCATGCATGTTCCGGGCTACGCTCTGGTAGATCTGACCGCTTACTATCGCGTATCCAAAAACGTGAGGCTTAGCGGCGGCATCTACAACCTGACCGATCGCAAATACTGGGATTATCAAACCAGCCGCAATATAGAGGCGCCTACCAGCAACAGCGCCAGTGATATCAACTATTACAATCAGCAGTTGGCCGTCTCCCCCGGCCGCAGCTTCCAGCTTGGCGTCAACGTGGATTTCTAATCCCGACCGGCGTCAGGGCATAGCCCTGACGCCCTGCGCCTGCCTCACCCCAGACGGGATCTCAGTTGCTTGCGATCGATTTTCCCCACCGCGTTTTCCGGCAGTTTTTCCAGCCAATAATAACCGGCCGGCGCATGGCTGGCCGGCAGAAACGCTTTGATATGGTTATCGAGCTCCCGTTCGTCCGGCGCGTCGCCCGGCACGGGTTCGACAAACGCGACCGGCACCTCGCCCAGATCCGCGCAATGGCGGCCGACAACACAGCAGTTGCGGACCGCCGGATGTTTCAGCAGGATATTTTCGATAAGCTCCGGCGAGATATTTTCCCCGCCTCTGACGATCAGATTTTTCAGCCGTCCGGTGATGGTTAAAAAGCCCTCCCCATCAAAGCGGCCGATATCCCCGGTGCGCAGCCAACCGCACTCTATCGGGCTTGGCGCGCCGTCCGAGCCGACATAGCCGCGCATCAGCGAATCGCCGCGAATGCAGATTTCCCCCTCCGCCGCCGCATTCCAACCGCCGGGGCTGAACAGGGCAACCTGCTGCCCCGGCAGCGTTTGCCCCACCGTACCGATCTTTCTGCCGCCGGGCGGATTCATGGTCGAAGTACAGGTCGCTTCGGACAATCCGTAGGAAACCAGCAGTTCCACACCGAACGCCGCCTCGATATCCCGATGCAGCGACTCCGCCAGCAGCGCCGAACCACAGCGCAAAAAGCGCAACGATTTAACGTCCAGAGGGTGCGGAAGCGCCTTTACCACCGCCAGCACGCGCGAATAGATGGTCGGCACCCCGGTCATATAGGTTACGGCGTAGTCCGACAGCCATGACGGCACCCGTTCCGCCCGGAACCTGTCGGCCAGAATCACCGTCGCCCCTTGCAGCAGCGGCGCGATAATCTGGTTATTCACACCGTTGGTATGGTGCAGCGGCATCAGATGCAGCAACCGATCGGCCGGGGTAATGCGCGTCACGGCGATAACGCCGCGCGCATTATTGCGCAGATTGCGATGCGACAGCACAATTCCCTTGGGATTGCCCGTGCTGCCCGAGGTAAACAGCAACATGGCCGGCTCATCGCCCGAACCGGCGGAAACATCCTGTTCTTGCCGCCGCTCCCGGCTTAGCAGGGCCGACGAGCGATAAACGCGCACGCCTTCCGGCACGCCGACATCGTCCTCGTCCGTTACCAGCACCTTCATCACCACCGCAGCCATGCGCTCGGCGATGACCGGCCAGGAAACCCGCGGCTCCATAAAGCTCGGGCAGAACCCCGCCTCCATCAGCCCCAGGAACAGGGCGATGCCGTCGACCGATCGCGGCAGCCGAATACCGACAAACCGCGCCTCCCCCGGTGCGAATCCGGGACGCAGCAATCTGTCGGCGCCCGCGGCATAGGCGCTGACCCGCTGATAAAAATCATCATAGCTGACGTGCCGCGCCTCTTCAGGCC comes from Brenneria nigrifluens DSM 30175 = ATCC 13028 and encodes:
- the dkgA gene encoding 2,5-didehydrogluconate reductase DkgA encodes the protein MTQPKLKLADGNIIPQLGLGVWQASNEETVIAVTEALKTGYRAIDTAAIYKNEQGVGQALQSVELPREELFITSKLWNSDQKEPQRALEESLRKLQLDYLDLYLIHWPLPRQDTYVEAWRGLIKLQQQGLVKSIGVSNFHTQHLQRLKDDTGVWPVINQIELHPLFQQRQLHTWNATHRIQTESWSPLAQGGAGVFDRPIIRKLAVKYDKTPAQIVIRWHLDNGLVVIPKSVTPARIRENFNVFDFRLDKDELGEIAKLDSGKRLGPNPDTQEKE
- a CDS encoding GntR family transcriptional regulator, with the translated sequence MQELLLWVRARLAEPSSAPRYMQLAALLESAIDQRKTLAGQFLPAERLIAQQIGLSRVTVSRALALLEAKALIVRQQGVGTRVCQNLNYSLDKDEAGFTALVLQLGGAAGNLWLERRRKKLPAVIAEEMSLPKDTLVTHLRRIRLINEQPTSLETTWIPLALLPEPEQLEHSLYQYWAARNIYPDKKRYRLKAVASPADVAGHLGVPVGAPLMLSRQHTYNAQGELLEYSEIYCRSDVYEFQVTD
- a CDS encoding purine-cytosine permease family protein, with amino-acid sequence MGEARQNLATQPQKKVWKVESTGIDLVPEAERTGRPLELFWIWCAANIGILGIVYGAIIVSFGLSFIQSILAAILGVVSFALVGFTSFAGQIGRTATLTLSRTIFGVKGNIAPTAFSWFNLMGWEAVNLITGTLTLSALFEAIGLSGSHSLTAVCLLLFGGLTIAVSILGQNTLVLLQSWITRIFGTMTLVVVIYILFNTPWHKVLSLPSGDWLSGFLPAVSVIAAGTGVGWTIAGADYSRYQNPSSGRGRVFAAVVGGAVLPLVLLMLAGILLSSQLPELASSANPIALIGTVLPPWMSVPYLLTATAGIVTIAVLSLYSAGLNLLTIGVKLRQPVAVALDAVLVVAIAVYVLFISGDFLTPFISFLIFCGLLLGPWSAMFILDYLLIRRHYGYDQDALFGLNGKNRGVRWGPLFCWLLGAISGLMVTKTGFIDGPLALGIFADSSLGLFVAFGVSLVAYWLYLLVKPQEKRV
- a CDS encoding PfkB family carbohydrate kinase, translated to MTPFAPERPVVVVGGACGDMLLALPRLPRSGEDIEGKDLGRQIGGCAFNVARTLHRLNVPIINGMPVGNGPWGKAVAAAMAQMNLPVLMRHTEMDNGWCLALTEPDGERTFIGITGCEAHCSREMLQRLAPPDHALLYLNGYELFGAGGQALREWALAQTTQKLIDFGPRLPLIPADFISALAGSNTVLTLNRDETKRLCGEGDPVSQALRYARRSGLTLICRLDKQGAWICPADGEPTAVAPYPVTVVDTIGAGDAHSGGLLAGLSANWPLRDAVDLANKVAACVVAGQGAAAAPDWDTLRRRFPVSRHP
- the ftsP gene encoding cell division protein FtsP, whose product is MSLSRRQFIQASGFALYAGSRPLSARAGGTPTALPIPPLLESRRGQPLFLTMQQAHWAFSGERKTPVWGINGRYLGPTVRVFDGDDVKLIYSNRLTEPVSMTIGGLQVSGSLMGGASRIISPGMDWSPVLPIRQPSATCWYHANTPNRMAPHVYNGLAGLWLVEDSISRSLPLPNHYGVDDFPLIIQDKRLDNFGAPVYDPPGSGGFVGDILLVNGVQNPYVEVSRGWVRLRLVNASNARRYIMRLSDGRPIHVIASDQGLLPAPMAVSQISLAPGERREILIDMSQGDEATLTAGESAGIMDRLRGLFEPSGILISTQILTLKPTGLLPLVTDNLPMRLLADNIIEGSISRTREFRLGDSLPGINGAMWDMTRTDVQTQPGRCERWLIHADTPQPFHIQGVKFLVRSVNGGAVPVEDSGWKDTVWVDSDVELLVYFTQPSSAAFPFLYYSQTLEMADRGSTGQLVVQSPV
- a CDS encoding 1-acylglycerol-3-phosphate O-acyltransferase, which gives rise to MLFILRFIVVILFSLLICIFGSIYCLFSPKNPRHVATFGHMFGRLSRLFGLKVEVRSPPEAAHYGKCIYIANHQNNYDMVTASNAVQPRTITVGKKSLLWIPFFGPLYWLTGNLLIDRDNRAKAHGTIAQVVKHIKENNISIWMFPEGTRSRGRGLLPFKTGAFHAAISAEVPIVPICVSTTSNKVKLNRWNNGHVIVEMLPPIDTRSYTKEQVRELAAHCHDLMAAKLAQLDAEVAGREAAEKK